The DNA window ATATATTAATCTTTTTTAGACGTATGGATGCGCAGATGTTTAGCGGTGCAGATGCTTGGCCGTGTAGCCGTGAGTGGGCGGAGAAATAGACGGTGCGGCGCTTTTTTGAGCGATAAGCGGGGGCCTGCGTACAGTTATGTAAAAATGCTGAAAATTCACGCTAAACCCTGCAAAAATAAGATAAATCACATAAACTCACAGCAAGGGCATTTTCGGTGCGTTGCGTTACCCATTACGGGCGCCGCAGGGGGTTGCGGCCGGCACGCGCGCACCGGGCCACTCTCGCTGGTTGGCTTAAAACGTGAACATGTTTGAAAGTTAACGCTATTTCAATGGTTTGAATGGACACTCTGGCGACGTCATGATGAAAAAAAACTTATCCACTTCCCTGAAAAAACTGACCTTCAGCGTAGGCATCCTGTTGCTGGCCGCACCGGCCGTGCACGCGGCCGAGCCGCCGGCGCCACCGCAGGTAGACGCCAAGGCCTTCATTCTGATGGATTACAACAGTGGCAAGGTGCTGACCGAAGGTAACTCCGACACCCGCCTCGATCCCGCCAGCCTGACCAAGATCATGTCCAGCTACGTGATCGGGCAGGCGATCAAGGCCGGCAAGATCAAGCCGGAAGACATGGTCACCGTCGGCAAAGACGCCTGGGCGCCCGGTAACCCGGCGCTGCGCGGTTCTTCGCTGATGTTCATCAAGCCGGGCGATCAGGTGCCGGTGCTGGAGCTGAATAAGGGCATCGTGATTCAGTCGGGCAACGACGCCAGCATCGCGCTGGCGGACTACGTGGCGGGCAGCCAGGATTCGTTCGTCGGCCTGATGAACAACTACGCCAAGTCTCTGGGCCTGCAGAATACCCACTTCCTGACGGTGCATGGCCTGGATGCGGAAGGGCAGTACAGCACCGCGCGCGACATGGCGCTGCTGAGCCAGGCGCTGATCCGCGACGTGCCGGACGAATACGCGCTGCATAAAGAGAAAGAGTTCACCTTTAACAAGATCCGCCAGATTAACCGCAACCGTCTGCTGTGGAGCAGCAACCTGAACGTCGACGGTATCAAGACCGGTTACACCAGCGGCGCCGGTCACAACCTGGTGGCGTCGGCCACCGACGGCCCGATGCGCCTGATCTCGGTCGTGCTGGGCGCGCCGAGCGATCGCGTGCGCTTCAGCGAAAGCGAAAAGCTGCTGACCTGGGGCTTCCGCTTCTATGAAACCGCAACGCCGATCAAGGCCGATAAACCGTTCGTTACCCAGAAGGTATGGTTCGGCGACGTCAGCGAAGTGCCGCTCGGCGTGGCGAAAGACGCCTCGGTCACCATTCCGAAAGGACAGATGAAAAACCTGAAGGCCAGCTACAAACTGACCCAACCGACGCTGGAAGCGCCGCTGGCGAAAAATCAGGTGGTCGGCACCATCGACTTCCAACTGGACGGAAAAACCATCGAGCAGCACCCGCTGGTGGTGATGCAAGAGGTGAAAGAGGGCAACTTCTTCAGCCGCATCTGGGATATGGTGATGATGAAGCTGAGCCAGTGGTTCGTCGGGATCTTCGGCTAAATACCCTGATGTGAGGAGCGCGCCTCAGGCGCACGATCCTTGACCAAGCCGCAACGGAGACGTTGCGGCTTTTTTTTCGCGAGTTGCTGAGATGCGGGCGTTTAAAAGTAGTCCACCAGCATGGTGGCGCCGCTGGTGAAATCACCTTCTGCCAGGGCGACGGCGCTGTTTTTTACCGGCACCGCATCAAGCGTCGGTGGATTGGCGTAATCGATGTTCAGCGGTGTATTGATGGCGAAGGCCTTGCCGTTGGCCAACAGCTTGATGCCCAAGCCATTAACGCTGCTGGTTAACACGCTGCCATCGAAGGCCGCCGCGCTGCCCATGATCTTCATTTTCAGCTGGCGGCTGTTATCCAGAAACTCGCATTTGATGCTGTAATCGATGCGTTGCATATAGCGAGTGCCGTCGATGCGCTTGATGCCGACCTTGCCGAAGTCGATATCGATGGTGCGCCCGTCGTTGATCACGCAAGGCGGGGGCGCCACCACGGTGGCGGTGATGTTGACCTTGGTACCCTGGTCGGCGGCCTGAGCGGCGGCGCTCATCAGGCTTAGCGCCCACAGCAGAGCGCAGCTCTTTTTCCTCGTCATGTTCATCCTGGCTCCCGTCTCAAGGTGCGCTGAAAATCAGCGTGGCCGAACCCGACAGCGGGCCGGTGGCGATGCTGGTGTAAGGAACATTGTTCTTCACCGGCACAAAGGTCACGGTATCGTTGCCCAGACCGTTGACGATACGCGTTCTG is part of the Serratia surfactantfaciens genome and encodes:
- a CDS encoding serine hydrolase; the protein is MMKKNLSTSLKKLTFSVGILLLAAPAVHAAEPPAPPQVDAKAFILMDYNSGKVLTEGNSDTRLDPASLTKIMSSYVIGQAIKAGKIKPEDMVTVGKDAWAPGNPALRGSSLMFIKPGDQVPVLELNKGIVIQSGNDASIALADYVAGSQDSFVGLMNNYAKSLGLQNTHFLTVHGLDAEGQYSTARDMALLSQALIRDVPDEYALHKEKEFTFNKIRQINRNRLLWSSNLNVDGIKTGYTSGAGHNLVASATDGPMRLISVVLGAPSDRVRFSESEKLLTWGFRFYETATPIKADKPFVTQKVWFGDVSEVPLGVAKDASVTIPKGQMKNLKASYKLTQPTLEAPLAKNQVVGTIDFQLDGKTIEQHPLVVMQEVKEGNFFSRIWDMVMMKLSQWFVGIFG
- a CDS encoding fimbrial protein, whose translation is MTRKKSCALLWALSLMSAAAQAADQGTKVNITATVVAPPPCVINDGRTIDIDFGKVGIKRIDGTRYMQRIDYSIKCEFLDNSRQLKMKIMGSAAAFDGSVLTSSVNGLGIKLLANGKAFAINTPLNIDYANPPTLDAVPVKNSAVALAEGDFTSGATMLVDYF